A genome region from Chloroflexota bacterium includes the following:
- a CDS encoding DsbA family oxidoreductase: MAVVNIEVYSDVVCPWCFVGRKRLEKAVHLLDGKHEIHVTWKPYQLNSWIPPEGMDRAEYRRMKFGSAERSSSMDNRLAEAGRGEGIELAFDRITRTPNTLAAHRLIWLAEREGRQIEMVDTLFQAYFTDGKDIGNPDQLTELAAAAGLDADAVRAFLATDEGLAEVEAEEEAGRGLGIDGVPFFLLAGKYGVSGAQPAEVLVDVIERVVELERPKTPELLAVGAVATGATCSVDDPENC, encoded by the coding sequence ATGGCGGTCGTCAACATCGAGGTCTACTCGGACGTGGTCTGCCCGTGGTGCTTCGTCGGGCGCAAGCGGCTGGAGAAGGCCGTGCACCTGCTCGACGGCAAACACGAGATCCACGTCACCTGGAAGCCGTATCAGCTCAACTCGTGGATACCGCCTGAGGGGATGGACCGCGCCGAGTACCGCCGCATGAAATTTGGCAGCGCCGAGCGATCCTCCAGCATGGACAACCGGCTGGCCGAGGCCGGGCGCGGGGAGGGCATCGAGCTGGCCTTCGACCGCATCACGCGGACGCCGAACACCCTGGCGGCGCATCGACTGATCTGGCTGGCCGAGCGCGAGGGGCGGCAGATCGAGATGGTGGACACGCTGTTCCAGGCCTACTTCACGGACGGCAAGGACATCGGCAATCCAGATCAGCTGACCGAACTGGCGGCTGCTGCCGGCCTCGACGCCGACGCCGTCCGCGCGTTCCTGGCGACGGATGAAGGCCTCGCCGAGGTCGAGGCTGAAGAGGAAGCCGGGCGCGGGCTCGGGATCGACGGTGTGCCGTTCTTCCTGCTGGCCGGCAAGTACGGCGTCTCGGGCGCGCAGCCGGCCGAGGTGCTGGTGGACGTCATCGAGCGGGTGGTGGAGCTGGAGCGGCCGAAGACACCCGAGCTGCTGGCCGTCGGAGCCGTGGCGACCGGTGCGACCTGCTCCGTGGACGACCCGGAAAACTGCTAG
- a CDS encoding nucleotidyltransferase family protein yields the protein MPVQGYPERHLDPETRAFYRRALWRLHQEEVPFLVGGAYAFERYTGIARHTKDLDVFVREADHPRALAALEQDGCRGDVPFPHWLAKAYCGEHVVDIIFGSGNGVAPVDDLWFAHAVDETVLDVPVKIVPAEEMIWQKALIMERERFDGADVAHLLRARAETMDWRRLLARFGRHWPVLLSHLILFGYIYPEEQARLPAGLLRLLLRRAETGMTSEDALTPPDADGPLCNGPVLSRTQYVVDVEQWGYQDGRVEPVGLMTVDDAATWTEAGLAG from the coding sequence ATGCCGGTGCAAGGGTACCCGGAGCGCCACCTCGATCCCGAGACCAGGGCGTTCTACCGTCGCGCACTGTGGCGGCTCCACCAGGAGGAGGTACCGTTTCTGGTCGGCGGCGCGTACGCCTTCGAGCGGTACACCGGCATCGCCCGCCACACCAAGGATCTGGACGTTTTCGTTCGGGAAGCTGACCATCCACGAGCACTGGCGGCCCTCGAACAGGACGGCTGCCGCGGCGACGTTCCGTTCCCGCACTGGCTGGCGAAGGCCTACTGCGGCGAGCATGTTGTGGACATCATCTTCGGCTCGGGTAACGGCGTCGCGCCCGTGGACGACCTCTGGTTCGCGCACGCCGTGGACGAGACGGTCCTGGATGTGCCGGTCAAGATCGTGCCAGCCGAGGAGATGATCTGGCAGAAGGCGCTCATCATGGAGCGCGAGCGCTTCGACGGCGCGGACGTGGCCCACCTGCTGCGCGCCCGCGCCGAGACGATGGACTGGCGGCGACTGCTGGCCCGCTTCGGGCGGCACTGGCCGGTGCTCCTGAGCCACCTGATCCTCTTCGGGTACATCTACCCGGAGGAGCAAGCGCGGCTGCCGGCCGGCCTGCTGAGGCTGCTGCTGCGGCGGGCGGAGACCGGCATGACCTCGGAAGATGCGCTCACGCCGCCGGATGCCGACGGCCCGCTGTGTAACGGCCCGGTCCTGTCACGCACGCAGTACGTGGTGGACGTGGAGCAGTGGGGCTACCAGGATGGCCGGGTCGAGCCGGTCGGCCTGATGACGGTGGACGATGCCGCTACCTGGACGGAAGCCGGCCTGGCGGGCTGA
- a CDS encoding metallophosphoesterase: protein MEGAAQQIPQQSSTVRVAAVGDVHCTTRSQGALAPIFQAVNELADVLVLCGDLADYGLAEEAQILVRELSVVRVPIVAVLGNHDFESEQQDAVKQILCEGGIQVLDGDACEIKGVGFAGIKGFGGGFGSRTLGSWGEPAIKAFVQEALQEALKLESALARLRTEQKIVLMHYSPIQATCEGEPLEIMPFLGSSRLEEPINRYPVTAVLHGHAHHGSLEGHTQAEIPVYNVSAPLLRAHFPDRPPFRIFELPTRGPAQTEAPPTEGRSHNGLAGPNGQQPHAEQPSGQQPSGQQPSGQQAAVQRVGLNARQEAQHATPV from the coding sequence ATGGAAGGGGCAGCCCAGCAGATACCTCAGCAGAGCAGCACCGTACGCGTGGCCGCCGTGGGCGACGTCCACTGCACGACGCGCTCGCAGGGTGCGCTCGCGCCGATCTTCCAGGCGGTCAACGAGCTGGCCGACGTCCTGGTGCTCTGCGGCGATCTCGCGGACTACGGGCTGGCCGAGGAGGCCCAGATCCTGGTGCGCGAGCTGAGCGTGGTCCGGGTGCCCATCGTGGCGGTCCTCGGCAACCACGACTTCGAGTCCGAGCAGCAGGACGCCGTCAAGCAGATCCTCTGTGAGGGCGGTATCCAGGTGCTCGACGGCGACGCTTGCGAGATCAAGGGCGTCGGGTTTGCCGGCATCAAGGGGTTCGGCGGCGGCTTCGGGTCACGGACGCTCGGATCGTGGGGGGAGCCTGCCATCAAGGCGTTCGTGCAGGAAGCGCTGCAGGAGGCGCTGAAGCTCGAATCGGCGCTGGCCCGCCTGCGCACCGAGCAGAAGATCGTGCTGATGCACTACTCGCCGATCCAGGCGACCTGCGAGGGCGAGCCGCTGGAGATCATGCCGTTCCTGGGCAGCAGCCGGCTGGAAGAGCCCATCAACCGCTACCCGGTGACTGCCGTCCTGCACGGGCACGCGCATCACGGCAGCCTCGAGGGCCACACGCAGGCCGAGATCCCGGTCTACAACGTCTCCGCGCCGCTGCTGCGGGCGCACTTCCCGGATCGGCCGCCGTTCCGCATCTTCGAGCTGCCGACGCGCGGGCCGGCCCAGACCGAGGCGCCGCCGACAGAAGGCCGGAGCCACAACGGCCTCGCCGGTCCGAACGGGCAGCAGCCGCACGCCGAGCAGCCATCTGGCCAACAGCCATCCGGCCAACAGCCATCCGGGCAGCAGGCTGCCGTGCAGCGCGTGGGCCTCAACGCACGGCAGGAGGCGCAGCACGCCACACCGGTCTGA